Part of the Echeneis naucrates chromosome 1, fEcheNa1.1, whole genome shotgun sequence genome, CTACAAATGTCTAATGTCAGTCATCTCATGAATGCATAAAAattatacattatttatatGTTACTGATTACCTTCAGGGCCCAATAATTTGTTTACTCATGTAATCTGGCACAGTATATTCTCATGGACTGTTATTGAAGTACTATTATAATACCGGTCAGGATACATATTcagtcatgtttgtgtctgtgtgcaggctGCGATGGAAATGGAATCGCTCATGATGATGCGTAAACAGCTGCTACAGCAGTGGAACAGCAGCCTAGCAGGCATGAGGAAACAAGATGAGGCCTTTAGTGCGATGCAGGATGCTGTGCGGTGAGAGCTGGGGTGAGGGAAGGCTGACTAATAATATGCAACTGATCCACTTGAAATGAGATAATAGATTTCAAACGTACATGAGAGAGATGATGAGCAATTTCCCTACTGGAGGGGAGCAATTTCCCTGATGCAACTGCATAATCTAAAAGTTAAGACAAATGTCAATGTAAAGTCTTGTACTCAcattctgctttgtgtgtgtccttcagtgCGGGGGAGCACCAGGTGATCTTACTAGACAGAGAAATTGAAGGGTACAAGAAATCTACCACTGAAGAGCAGGAGCAAAACGAGACACTGACTATGCAGCTGAACTGGTCCCAAATGGATGTAACCACCTCCAAAAAGCTGATCAATCAGAAGCAGGCCCAGCAGGAAGCTCTGCAGGCCCGCTACAGCACCACCCTACGTACTCTAAGGGAGACAGAGCGCACAGTCGCCAGGCTCATGAAAGTAACAGAGGCTTCTGTATTGGTCCAGCGAGGGTTTCCATACCCTCTCTTTCCCCCTGTAACTATTTCATACATTTCACACATCGCTTGTCTTTACTTTTTCTCACCATTCTAGGAAACCAGCGCCCACCAGGCTGAAGTAAATGATCAGAGGAGGCAGTTGGAAAAGGAGAGCAATGTACGTCTGGAAATGGAGGACAAGATCATGACCCACATGCAGCAGAAGCTCACTCACAACAAGGCTGTCAAGTACTCCCAACGGCTCACCAGCAAGATAGCTTCACTCAACAAAGAAAAGGTGAAGAATGGATTTACAGAAATTGAAAAAGCATAAAGTCATCATGGTGTCATCATTCAGTAATTTAGGGTTCCACTTGGGTTGAGAAACTTGCCAAGACTTACATACTACGTTGAGGATTTAGATGCAAAAAGAtaccacatttttatttcactcattGTATCTACACTTTAGCTGTGTCAGTTGTGGCAACTGGAGAACGAAGTAGCAACATTGgaacagcagagcagtgaaGTCAGTCAACACCTGGACAGCCTGGCCATCACTGAGGAGACCCTGGATGAGGAGATTGCAAAGCTAAACAAGTTGGTCACATCGAACCAAGACAAGATAGCTTCCTTCATTGTGCTCATTGGGCAGAAGCAGTCCACCATTGCAGGCTACGACAGAAAGATCTCTCAAATCACAGCCAGTACTGGGGTGAGAGATTCTGAGGAAGAGATGATCCCTGGTTGTCTGTTCTTCATTGCTACAATCAAATATGTACTAAACTTTAAATCCCGCCTTTCGTCATCCCTGCACTTCCATTGCAGCATGAAGACTTGAGTCCTTTGCAGATCAAGGTCGAGGCATTGAAGGCTCAAATTGAGGAGCTGGCAGTGAATATCGAGAGTAACAAACAGCTCTGGATGAAACGTCAGGGGATTCTAGTGGGAATGACTCAGGATATAGAGGTCAACAGCAAGAACATGCTGAAACTGCAAACAGAGTACACTTGCATTCAGCAGAAGAAAGTACGCCTGGAGAGTAAGTAACGTTGATTCAAGGAGCACATTtatgtaaacagtaaacagtaaatatGCTAGTGTTTGTAAGACAATATTAACCATGTCTGAGAAGCTGACCATTTCTGAAGTTTAAAAGTTTAGTCAAGGTTAGTCAGTGATTCATAAAAATTGCTTTTACAGAAAAACCATTTACACAAACTACAGTCAGTCAACCTGAATCCTATCTGTACTCCTACTGGAATATATTTGGCACCAACTTTGATCCCTACCAGGTCAGATTCAAGCAGAGCACCGGGAGGAGACAGAGATTGATAAAAAAGTGAAGACACTGAGGGGAGACTTATTGAAGCTCAACACCCTTCTCAGTAAGAATGGACAGCTTAGCCAGGcgctggaggaggagaatgcagtgacagagacagagttcCTCCACAAGCTAAAGGTATAACATGTCTTTgaacaaatttttcattttcttggaACCTGCAGTTTTAATGGTGAAAGATTATTAAAACAGTATATGCGTTCAGGAAGCAGAGCGGGAGTCAGTGCAGATGCAGATGAAACATGAGAAGaccaaggaagaaaaagagcGACTCATCAACAGTCTGGTGGAAGCTGAGTCGGTCACATATTCAGTTTTTTCCCATTCGGCATCAGTTCATACTATATTATTCATAATTATGTAGATATTCTTTCAAATAATGAATATGTACATACTGGATTAAAATCATTGAATTATTTGCAACTCATATCAGGCTCTGTCATTTCTCCCCTCTACAttaatattgtttgtgtttgtcctgcAGGCAGCAGATCATGCTGTGGGAGAAGAAGATCCAGCTTGCAAAAGAGACTCGATCGGCTGTGGACTCTGAGGTGGGCCAGGGAGACATCCAGGTGATGAAGGCTGAGATACACCGAATGGAGGTGAACACAGTGCACACAAGATGGCACAATAAACATTACTACTGAGTTGTGATCCAGCTTTTTGCCTATGTACACTGAGGTAGTATTTTAAGTACACTTtataaatgcacaaatataACTTTGACACCTCTCTGAGCACTAGATGCTAGGATCATTGGTTAATCTGTTACCTCTCCTGCAAATGTAAGTCAACAATTTAAACATGGTTTTTGAATAACACAGATTGCATTGggtttaaaacttttttgtgcTGATTTGTGCCACAAGGAAATATATTTGCGTTAATATTTGCTCCTCTATGATTACCTTACATACTTTGTGTAAATTATGTAAATTAGAttgatatttttgatgaaaaattaTAGTAGTTTTCTAATTATTATTCAACTTTTATTCACATCATTGTTTTCTACagcacatatttaaaatatgcaAGAATACATGCAAGATATTTCATGCTGCTTGCTAATTTTCTGGTTATTTAGTTACTGCTTTACCTCAACAAGTAAATAAAGATGCTATTGATCTCATCTTAGGTCACCTCAGGTGTAATTTGATTTgtgctgtgttcatgtttgtgtaaTCTCACTcagcgcgtgtgtgtgcaggtgagaCTCAACCAGCTGatgaagcagcaggaagtgttgCTGAGGGAGAGTGaagcaacagtggcaaggaggGAGACTATTGTTCTCCGCCGGGAGGCCATGGCCCACAGCTCCCGAAAACAATCTACAAAGGGTGAGCTGGATCGCGTTATACAGGGCCTGCAACGCCAGATTCAGGACATACATCAAGTAAGAGACATGAATTTCTCACATGTGCACATGTAGATGAGACAGAGTCATCTTAAATGCTTTATAAATGTCTTCAGCGTGTGACAGAGTGTGAGCAGGTTATCAAGGAGCTAGAGCAGAGCCAGGTGAGTCTGAGTGACGGGCTTGCACAGCAGAAGCAGCATCTGATAGAACTGTGCAGCACCAACTACACCCTTGACCCTGCCATCATAAATCTACATGATACCAAAGATAAGGTGAGGAGCACATTCTGTACAATTTTCTGCTTtacgcacatatacacacataacaCTGTGACCTGACACAGCATTATACAAGTGCAATTGATACGTGGATGTAATTGACTCTTCATTACATAATACAGAGACGGCTTCATTGTTTGATGCAGCTCTGTCCTTTGCCATTAACATTTGAGTAATTACCCAAATAAGGTGTGGTGACTGTttattaaagtatttttctggCTCACAtactttacatttacataatatTTTCCACTAATGGAAAACACACCCACTTACTGAGAAAACCAGTTATAGCCATTCattgtctttcttctttcatcttccTTTGGACATTTACTAAGAAGTGGTGAACAAGTGTAGTAAGTATATGCTGGAGCCAAAATAATTTCTACCATATCCACCCCATCCAACCACTCCTCCCCACTCTCCTATAGAACCTTTCCCAGCTGGTGAATCTACAAAGTCGGAACAAGAAGTTGCATGCTGTGTGTGAGGGCAGCTACCAGGCCTCATCCACCAATAAGTCAGTAGAAGCCGCTCTGCAAAGCCAGATGGAGCGCGTGCACTCTACCAGCACAATCCTGCACCGCATGTGTGAGGAGTTTCCCCAGCACCAGGGGGCACTCCGCAAGCTGTCTTTAGCATTGGCAACACGCACACAAGCAGCAGATCAGCAGGCATCCTGAGAGTGAGGGGAGAATATAGGCATGAGAGTGAATACAAGACTGCAGAGGATGGAAAGTGAGTAAGAATGAGATTAAGGAAAGATAAATATTATGAAAGAGATGATGAATGGgggtcatttattttaatatttgcatttgtctGATATGCTTTGAATAAAAAGCTGATTACAAAACGgtgtagtaaaataaaaagtcatgcAACAGAAACATCTTcataatgtttgggtttttaCAATCTGACTACCAGTTTGGAAAGATCTGTGATTCAGTGGCCAGTAATACTCAAATGATGCTGGGTTGTGAGTGACAACTGTTATTGTTTTAGGAACAAAAATAATTCTAATTCTCAGTCATTAACCTAAACTTTTCAGTCCAAACATACCTTAGTAGTTAGTTTTCTTTTGTCCAGTTACTTAAAAAAAGCCAGACAGCAGCATATTCATAGGTAGttaatttctttattcattGCCTCATTTCCATTTGACTTACACACAATTCAAAGTGTAGGTCACTGCAGGCAGCACATGGAGGCTGCTTATTTGTGAAGGAAAAGCTACCTTCTTCTAATACAGTATTGTGTATTTGCAAACTTTCCCCTATTTAGGTCATTCTAAGAGGGTAATTTCTGTCCTATAAACACACATCCAAACTATTAAAACGCCCTGTAAGGACTGAAAAGCCATTAGGGCTGAAACCTGGAATAGGTTGTATTTACTTTAGCATTAGTTATCTGTGCTGTCTCTTAATAATCTCCTTTTGAAATAATGATGCCTGCCTGTCCTGGCTAAGAGTGACAGTTAAGTCTGTTCACAATAAACCAGAATGGTGTATTTAAGCATTCAAGTGAACAATatgtggaaaaaacaacaacatgtacTTCTTATATGATAGTGTACCTAGACTATGTTGTGGAACCAGCTCAACAGATAGTATGCTTCCCATGAACACGAGCTTCTAGCATGACTGGAGTTTCCACAGCATGTGAATGCAGCTTATATGTAGATTGCTAGAAAGGGCAGCCTGCAAGTTTGCACATACAAGAATGGAAAATATACAGACCTCAATCTGAACCTAAATCTGACTCACATACACCCATGTAAAGAGGCAATGACTAATATCTGACCTATAGGACCTGGAGAGAAAACTTTGCACTTGCAGGTTGACAATGTTTCAAGAATGAGTTTTCATCATGAATAACTAAACATAAGTAGCATTTTATTGTAGTTGGATTCCtatagagaaaataaaaatattatttttacattaacatgATGATATCATACTCTTTTGTAAATAATATTGTTTATTTCGGGTGTGTTTGCCTATTTGCTATCCTGCATTCAAATCCTAAAGTGATAGTGGCCTGTAATCTTTTTAGATtacaacacacattcatttaaagCCTTTCTTGGCTTGACACCTGCTGTAACCAAGCACAGGCTTCAGGTGTGAGATTAAGAGCACCATTAGAAGGTTGTTACTTGGAGCAGTGCCCAGATGCTCTTAGTCTCACTTACAAAACTGATGTTAAAGTGAGACTATATTAAAGTAAGAAATATTCCATATCTCCTCTCAGAAGGGAAGGTTTGAGTCtttcagcaaaatgtttttcgttagttttttaatatatattaagTATAATCAGGATTGCTTTCTGCTACagctgtatgtatgtatgtatgtaaagcagATCTGTCAAATTTCTACTAGGTTACCAAACTACCAAAGTCAGTTCACAGAATTCACTCGTGTTACATAACACTGCTTTTAACgttattttagttatttatttataattgtTGCATCTTTCATAGACTTACTCCTAAAATATGACAATACCTCAGTATATGGAGAAAATCTTTTAACTGTAAACACCAACAACCTGTCAAGCTTTTATTGCTGTTGTGATGTTGTCCTtttgaaatgac contains:
- the ccdc40 gene encoding coiled-coil domain-containing protein 40, with the protein product MQSPEGETGEGGGRRGWEEDRPSRDGEDIKLQREPEEAAEDWRGTVPLQDQIGPEPDDFAPQPHPDLGDPDEDSCVVANSALHDDTQEQVIRDLSNLPTSENLEAQGPLPNNEEEEEFNILDPEHPLVRRQQAALEKQLRNQLERLNLGLKEKLAAAKADASHLQDLSMEMYDIQKNLAKLQIKQDTCNQTKMQAQVEHQHAQNQLEATKTYHSRTTSQYGKSKANLSQLQAEFDNLMLHLIFIQGFSEDLSANVKAMNNARHKAAAEKEQAEEQKLKQDLYVERLTKDMERLAQQIAMYDAQTSAQSEETQAAKEALSEAAMEMESLMMMRKQLLQQWNSSLAGMRKQDEAFSAMQDAVRAGEHQVILLDREIEGYKKSTTEEQEQNETLTMQLNWSQMDVTTSKKLINQKQAQQEALQARYSTTLRTLRETERTVARLMKETSAHQAEVNDQRRQLEKESNVRLEMEDKIMTHMQQKLTHNKAVKYSQRLTSKIASLNKEKLCQLWQLENEVATLEQQSSEVSQHLDSLAITEETLDEEIAKLNKLVTSNQDKIASFIVLIGQKQSTIAGYDRKISQITASTGHEDLSPLQIKVEALKAQIEELAVNIESNKQLWMKRQGILVGMTQDIEVNSKNMLKLQTEYTCIQQKKVRLESQIQAEHREETEIDKKVKTLRGDLLKLNTLLSKNGQLSQALEEENAVTETEFLHKLKEAERESVQMQMKHEKTKEEKERLINSLVEAEQQIMLWEKKIQLAKETRSAVDSEVGQGDIQVMKAEIHRMEVRLNQLMKQQEVLLRESEATVARRETIVLRREAMAHSSRKQSTKGELDRVIQGLQRQIQDIHQRVTECEQVIKELEQSQVSLSDGLAQQKQHLIELCSTNYTLDPAIINLHDTKDKNLSQLVNLQSRNKKLHAVCEGSYQASSTNKSVEAALQSQMERVHSTSTILHRMCEEFPQHQGALRKLSLALATRTQAADQQAS